The Mercurialis annua linkage group LG2, ddMerAnnu1.2, whole genome shotgun sequence genome contains a region encoding:
- the LOC126666945 gene encoding uncharacterized protein LOC126666945, with protein MEQWIPLFHIFLNSSTPETEASIWLNQSFNASSSSTTPITTSSFLSLLTKPINAVVSSSSSPTTKRVMFIQTLPDMVQSRILSFLALEHQRFCKRDLTRLARSLLTDSLAVDFWVSTAARNLLDLLSDSNYEWISGFNMDSGEERFGDEEFESLPSWLKDKVGDDDEMVFPWLPVSLDELNSRELFGSQRDSILSQFGECAGDSLDQAVKEMEIDGPINTLLTDEIRDSAATLRAQVLNFESCSKMVELANKIRQLCLDKGHGDSFAILGLIEPWKADDEIASILMSHLLNPGDHEELAWPSQVLSSIVLPKMLVLEESASRVLVSAMVDYCKLHQRAAEYALLFPLMMRIGGINNFICDVITRIVKECLHPVHVSSFCQKLLCRGESEKKLICLPSHKGLISDELVWTESIFILLHNILNLNIQLTQDSVDQLVLQAHELAQRFSKSLRFGNFLLCLVTKCSSLLTSHKLLLTKAVEQTNTLVTKSILSKLASF; from the coding sequence ATGGAGCAATGGATTCCATTATTCCACATATTTCTCAACTCTTCAACTCCAGAAACCGAAGCTTCTATTTGGTTAAATCAATCATTCAATGCCTCATCTTCATCAACAACCCCAATTACTACCTCATCTTTCCTCTCTTTACTTACCAAACCCATTAACGCCGTCGtcagttcttcttcttctccgaCAACAAAGCGGGTCATGTTTATACAGACGTTACCCGATATGGTTCAGTCCAGAATTCTGTCATTTCTTGCTTTAGAACATCAGAGGTTCTGTAAAAGAGACCTAACTAGGTTAGCCAGGAGTCTTTTAACTGATAGTTTAGCGGTTGATTTCTGGGTGAGCACTGCTGCTCGTAACCTGCTTGACCTATTGTCTGACTCGAACTATGAATGGATTTCTGGTTTCAATATGGATTCTGGAGAAGAGAGATTTGGTGATGAAGAATTTGAGTCACTGCCTAGTTGGCTTAAGGATAAGGTAGGGGATGATGATGAGATGGTTTTCCCTTGGCTGCCTGTGTCTCTTGATGAATTGAATTCAAGAGAATTGTTTGGCAGTCAACGGGATTCGATATTGAGTCAATTCGGAGAATGTGCAGGGGATAGTTTGGATCAAGCTGTGAAGGAAATGGAGATTGATGGTCCTATAAATACTCTGTTAACGGACGAAATCCGAGATTCTGCAGCTACTTTGAGAGCTCAGGTTTTGAATTTTGAGTCTTGTTCTAAAATGGTAGAATTAGCGAATAAAATTCGCCAGCTCTGTTTAGACAAAGGACATGGAGATTCCTTTGCGATTCTGGGTTTGATTGAACCTTGGAAAGCAGATGATGAAATTGCTTCGATACTTATGTCTCATTTATTGAACCCGGGTGATCATGAAGAGCTTGCTTGGCCAAGCCAAGTTCTTAGTTCGATTGTTCTTCCAAAGATGCTGGTTCTCGAAGAATCAGCTTCTCGTGTGCTAGTGAGTGCGATGGTAGATTACTGCAAACTTCACCAAAGAGCTGCTGAATATGCATTGTTGTTTCCACTGATGATGAGAATTGGTGGtatcaataattttatatgCGATGTGATTACAAGGATCGTCAAGGAATGCTTGCATCCGGTccatgtttcttctttttgcCAGAAGCTGTTATGCAGAGGAGAAAGTGAAAAAAAACTGATTTGTCTTCCTTCCCACAAAGGCTTGATATCCGATGAACTGGTATGGACAGAAtcaatttttatacttttacaTAATATTTTGAATCTTAATATTCAGTTAACTCAAGATTCAGTTGATCAGCTTGTTTTGCAAGCTCATGAACTTGCTCAAAGGTTCTCGAAATCCCTAAGATTCGGGAATTTCTTGTTATGTTTAGTTACTAAATGTTCTTCGCTATTGACATCTCATAAGCTTTTACTGACCAAAGCAGTTGAGCAGACCAATACTCTTGTTACTAAATCTATATTATCAAAATTAGCCAGCTTCTAG
- the LOC126667139 gene encoding 1-aminocyclopropane-1-carboxylate oxidase 1 yields the protein MEIPVIDFSQFNSENRSKMMAFLHEACEKWGFFQVENHGIDDKLMEKVKQLVNAHYEDNLKGAFYESELARSLKNKGNTDDVDWESSYFIWHRPTSNIHQIPNLPEEFSKTMDEYITRLIKLAEKISELMCENLGLDKDEIKDAFSGKKGPSVGTKVAKYPKCPQPELVRGLREHTDAGGIILLLQDDQVPGLEFFKDGEWVEIPPSKNNRIFVNTGDQLEVLSNGRYKSALHRVMADKNGSRLSIATFYNPAGDAVISPAPKLLYPSSYTFQDYLKLYSTTKFLDKRPRFESMKNVVNGKFNK from the exons AAAATGATGGCATTTCTGCACGAAGCTTGTGAGAAATGGGGTTTCTTTCAG GTAGAGAACCATGGAATTGACGATAAGCTGATGGAGAAGGTAAAGCAGTTAGTAAATGCCCATTATGAGGACAACTTGAAGGGAGCTTTTTATGAATCAGAGTTAGCCAGAAGCTTGAAAAATAAAGGAAATACAGATGATGTAGACTGGGAAAGCAGCTACTTCATTTGGCATCGCCCGACATCCAATATCCACCAAATCCCAAACCTCCCGGAGGAATTTAG CAAAACAATGGATGAGTACATTACTCGACTAATTAAGCTAGCAGAGAAAATTTCTGAGCTTATGTGTGAGAATCTTGGTCTAGATAAAGACGAAATAAAGGATGCATTTTCAGGAAAGAAAGGTCCTTCTGTTGGAACCAAAGTAGCCAAGTATCCCAAGTGTCCTCAGCCAGAGCTTGTGAGAGGATTACGAGAGCATACTGACGCTGGGGGGATCATATTATTGCTCCAAGATGATCAAGTCCCAGGTCTTGAATTCTTTAAAGATGGAGAATGGGTAGAGATTCCGCCATCGAAAAACAATAGAATTTTTGTGAACACTGGTGACCAACTAGAAGTGTTGAGTAATGGAAGGTATAAAAGTGCTTTGCACAGAGTGATGGCTGACAAGAATGGTAGCAGACTCTCCATAGCCACGTTCTACAATCCCGCCGGAGATGCGGTCATTTCTCCGGCTCCTAAATTATTGTACCCTAGTAGCTACACTTTTCAAGACTACCTAAAACTTTATTCTACCACAAAGTTTTTAGACAAGAGGCCCAGGTTTGAATCTATGAAGAACGTTGTCAAtggtaaatttaataaataa